From the genome of Deinococcus cellulosilyticus NBRC 106333 = KACC 11606:
GCTGGTGGCTTTTAAAAATGCCCATCCAGAGGTGAATGTGAACCTCGCTTTCATGCGCACCTCGGATCAGATTCCAGCTTTGCAAGAAGGCCAGATTGATGCGGGTTTTGTGCGCCTTCCCTTCAGTGGTCAGGGTCTGGTTCTGGAGGAGGTTGCCAGAGACCGCTTCGTGGCCCTGCTGCCTCCAGACCATGCTCTGGCAGGGCAGGAAAAAATCAACCTGCTGGACCTGAAAGACGCCCCTTTCATCACCACGGAGCCACAGGCCTCGCCGGATTTTCAGACGGTGCTCTTAGAGATGTGCGCCAAAGCAGGATTCAGGCCCAGCATTGTGCAGGAGGCAGGGAACCTGCAGGCTGTGGTGACCCTTGTTGCAGCAGGCATGGGGGTTTCTCTGGTGCCTGAAGGGGTGGCGGAGACTGCGCCGCCAGAAACCCACACCCGGGAAATCGACATGGAACCCACCTGGTCCAGCATGGCCATTGCATACCGCAGAGACAACAGAAGCAAGACCCTTTCGAAGTTTCTGTCTGTGCTGCACACCCAGCTTGGCAGATGAGGTTTTGAAGAGGGTGGGCTGGGCTACAAAGCCACTTGCATCAAAATGCAGATCTGGTGAGAGGCATCCAAAAACAGGCATTCCCCCTGAAGCCACGCTGACAGGGGGAACAACTCAAAATGTGAAGTTTATTAGCGTCCAAGCACCCGGCGGGCACCCACATAGGTGCTGCGGTAGTACGCTTCGTTGATGTTGCTGACAATCACACCCGTGCGGGGAGTGCTGGCATGGATGAACTGACCGTCGCCGAGGTAGAGGCCCACATGGGAGATCCCTCTGCCACCTGTAGCGAAGAAGACCAGATCACCTTCCAGCAGGTTGGCCTTGGAGACAGGGCTGCCGTAGTTGTACTGGCCCGCGCTGGAATGGGGGAGGTTCACACCCATCTGCTTCATGACGGCCATGGTGAAACCAGAGCAATCGATGCCGCGTTTGGACACTCCACCATACACGTAAGGAACCCCGCGCCATGAGGCGGCGATCACACGCACCTGACTGTTGCGGGTGCTAACCTGTGTTTTGACAGGGGCTTTGGGGGCTGTGGCTGCAGCGCTCTTGGCACCGAGCTTGAGTTTCTGGCCAATTTTTAAAGTCGAGCTGGACAGTCCGTTCAGCTTGACCAGGGATTCGATGGAGACTTTGGTGGTGCGAGAGATGCTGCTGAGGGTATCTCCCGACTTCACCGTATAGGTGCCAGCGGCCTGCGCCATGGAGAGACAGAGCAGGAATACAAAAAGCAGAACTTTCCTCATCGCAAGAATGATAACATCTGTGAGAAATTTCTCCATTCATGCATTTATGAGAGCAGAATTCACGCTTCCAGAAGATGCTCCTGAAGCCAGGGTGAGAAACTGAAGGAACCCTGAATTCACACTTTCTAATCAGTATATCATCTGACTTTCATTAAAGAGGTGCGTTGACACCCCCAAAATGCTCTTTTTATAATAAGAGCGTCATGACCATTTCAAGGACCATCCCTGCTCACATCAGTTGTGACGCGGGTTTTTTTTCGTGCCATGACGGAAAGGTAGGCAAACAGTGAAGACACTGATGAGCACTGAAGAGATCAGCAGAGGCCTCAAGCACTACCGCCGCATCGCCAAGCAAGATGTGCTGCGCGCCCCGGAAACCCCCAACCCCGACGCCTTCCGGGTCCACGCCGAGTCCAGACGTGAAATCTACAGTGCCCTGAGTGACTGCGCTGCGAGTGGCTCCAGTGAAGATGTGATCAATCGCGCACTGGACTACTACCGCCAGCTTCCTTTTGTGACCGGCACCAAAGAAGGGGAATTCCCTGACATCAAAGGCAAGGAAAACGCCCTGGAGAACTTCTTTTTGATGATCGGCCTGGACCCCAAAGTCCGCCGTGAAGCCCGCAAGGACCGCAAATCCCTGCAAGATTTTCTGGCTGGAAAATAACACGAGATGCCCAGTTGACTGGCAGGAGGGGTGATCCCCTCCTGAATTTTTTTGTTGTGCTGCATAAGGCCGAGAGCCAAAAGCAGAAGGCATTTGCTCAGGCAAGGCATGTCTCGCCCAGTGCCAGAAATGGCCGATGAGACTTGCAGGGACCACTGAATCGCCCCATCCTGTAAAATGCACCCAGCATG
Proteins encoded in this window:
- a CDS encoding LysR substrate-binding domain-containing protein — translated: MELRHLRYFVAVAEEKHFGRAAERLFITQPPLSQQIRHLEEELGVKLLKRTTQKVELTEAGKVFLEEARTTLEHADRAISAARRVGRSEASRLELAFIASVASSILTPLLVAFKNAHPEVNVNLAFMRTSDQIPALQEGQIDAGFVRLPFSGQGLVLEEVARDRFVALLPPDHALAGQEKINLLDLKDAPFITTEPQASPDFQTVLLEMCAKAGFRPSIVQEAGNLQAVVTLVAAGMGVSLVPEGVAETAPPETHTREIDMEPTWSSMAIAYRRDNRSKTLSKFLSVLHTQLGR
- a CDS encoding C40 family peptidase, with the translated sequence MRKVLLFVFLLCLSMAQAAGTYTVKSGDTLSSISRTTKVSIESLVKLNGLSSSTLKIGQKLKLGAKSAAATAPKAPVKTQVSTRNSQVRVIAASWRGVPYVYGGVSKRGIDCSGFTMAVMKQMGVNLPHSSAGQYNYGSPVSKANLLEGDLVFFATGGRGISHVGLYLGDGQFIHASTPRTGVIVSNINEAYYRSTYVGARRVLGR